Within Kineothrix sp. MB12-C1, the genomic segment TCCCGTTAAAATTTCCTTCTTGCTCATCGTTTCACCCTTCCTTTCAACCAGTTACTATGCTTCTACCGCCTGATGATACTGATAGATTCCTTCAAGAGCGACGCGGCACAGCAAATCTTCAGCCGCCACTCTTTCTTCTCCAAGGAGAACCTCCTTTAAATTTTCCAATACCGTCGTAATCGTTACGACACAGGCTTTTATTCCCATTAACCGTCCAAGCGTCAGCATACAGGAGGACTCCATATCAATTCCAACTACATGCAGTTTTTTTAATTCCTCAAAAGTCTGGCTCATATCTCTGCCCCATTCCTTTGAAAATTTGGAATCGTGCATATGACTGTAAAAACCGTCCATCGTACAATTCAATCCGTTACGATACTCTGCTCCCATCTCGGTTACGGTCCGATTCATCGACTGCACCAACTCAAAATCAGCCACCGCCGGATAACTTTCCTCCACGTAAGTGCCGCTGGTACCTTCCCGTCTCATTGCCGCTACCGGAATAATAAATTTTCCGAGTAAGTCATCCTCCAGTGCCATCACAGTTCCCATACGAACCGCTACTTCCATACCGGCCTCATACATCTCCTCCATTGCAATTGCTGCAGAAGGAGCACCGATTCCGGTACTGGTGACAGTGATTTCCACACCCTTATAAGTTCCTGTATAGGTATTGAACTCTCGCCGAAAGGCTATCTGCCTTGGGTTGTCGAGATATTTTTTTACATTTTCCACCCTCCATGGATCGCCGGAAAACACTACATATTTTGAAATGTCCTTCGCTTCTACTCCGGAATATAAAGTACTCATTTTTTATCCTCCTTTACCTGATGGTATTTTTTCAAAAACTCCTCTTCTGTCGGCAGATTCGTACAGCAGCCTTCCTTTTGCAATACGAACCAAGAGAGCACACTTCCCATACGGCAGCACTCTGCGCAATTCATTCCGTTCAGATAGCCATACAGAAACCCAGCCATATAAGAATCGCCGGATCCGGTCGCATCCACTACCTTTTCCACCGGACACACACCGATTTTCTCTGTTTTAGCTCCCTCTGAAGTCCGTTCATAGTAAATACTGCCTTCACTCCCAAGGGTTGTAACTATCACACGTGCACGTCCGATTTTAAACAACTCTGTAATATCTTTAAACCCGTATAGTTTTTCTATAATTTCCCGTTCAACTTCGTTGGTAAAAATAATATCACTTTCGGTTAAAATTTCTCTCAAAAACGGTTCGGGAAAGGCATCAAAATCATCCTTCATCCCAAATACTATCGGTACATGATGTTTTTTACACTGTTCAAAGAATATGCGGTTATCTTCTCTGGAAGCTACAGTCATCACTCCAAGCCGCACACTTTGAAACAAATTATCTTCCACCGGCTCTGCTAACGAACCATCCATCGAACCAGGATAAAAGATTGTAATATGATTATTGTTATTATCTTGAATCAAGTAACAAAGAGAGGTAGTCTCCTCCGGCAGAACTTTAATCCCATCAAGAGGTACCCTGCCATTTTCCAGAAATCCTTTAAATCCATTATTCTCCCAATCGCCTCCTACACGCAAAAGCGGTAAGGCCGACTTTCCCAGCCTGCAGAGCGCATAGGCAATATTTACAGAACAACCGCCATACTGAATTCTAGCATTGTCCCTATTGGTCACCAGCGAAGTAAATCCTACTTTTGCCGGTGTAGCAATTTTGATAATATGGTCCATGCTCACATATCCGCTGGTAATTACATCATATTGTTTCATGTCCGCTCCCTTTCGTAATAGTTACCTTTCTTCTATAATTCTCCTTCGCTCAGCCTGCGAAACAACTCGTGACTATCGATGACAGTACCTAAATACTTGTTAATATCCTCAAGATGAACCTGATTCACCACTTCGGAATTAGTTGCCACACAATCACCGATTACATATCCGTCATAGTCCAGATAGAAGGCATCGGTAATCGTTGCCCGGATACAGCAATTGGTCTTAGTCCCTACCACCAACACATTTTTGATTCCGTTTTCCCGCAGCACCAGATCCAGATCCGTACCGAAGAATCCGCTGTAGCGTCGTTTCTTGATAATATAATCCTTTTCCTCATCCACCAAAAGCATCGGATCTATTTCCTCTCCACCGCTTCCTTCAATACAATTAGGGCGCATACTTGCCGCTTTGCGGTCGAATTTCCCCTTTCGGTTACAGTGCTGTAAGAATACAATTAAAACCCCATTTTCCCGGCAGGTTTCAAGGACCGTTCTTATCCGCGGCAGAATTTTTCTATTTTGGGGGTAGAAAACAAGCCCCTCCGGATCAGTAAAGTCCTTTACCATATCTACAATTAATAAAGCCGTCTTCGTCGTCTTTGCCATCTGTCCCTACCTCCATCACATCGCGGATCCAAGTCCCCGCTCTTTTATATTTTTATATTTTACGCCGGAAACTATTGCCAGTACGGCTACCATAATAATATATGGAATAATATCGAACAAACCGGAAGCCGGTCCCGCATAAATACTTAAATTTACCGCCAATGCCCTGGCCACTCCGAATAAAATCGCATACATCGAAGACAACACCGGACGTCCCTGACCGCAATAGATTGCAGCAATGGCAATGAATCCACGCCCGGCCGTCATGTCGTTGGTATATAAGCCCAGACGTTCCACCGAAAGATTCACCCCTGCCAAAGCACAGCAGAAAGCACCGATTAGTACTGCCGCATACTTATAATAATTTACCTTGATTCCCAGGCTGGAGGCAGAGTCCTCATTTTCTCCTGCCACTCGCACATAGATACCGAATCTAGTCTTATACATCAGCACATAAGAGCAGGCGATTCCAATAAATGCCAAGTAAGTAATCGGCGGA encodes:
- a CDS encoding ABC transporter permease, producing MGLLSNILYDTIYHSTPIILCVIGGMFAYKANVLNIALEGMMLNGAFVATLVMFFSGSLPLSIFLAVLSTLVYGFIFSILGISYRGNVIVVGLAINLITSAIAGFVMQIMGTANITLQNVNIANYKIHIPLIGKVPLLGSIISGHPPITYLAFIGIACSYVLMYKTRFGIYVRVAGENEDSASSLGIKVNYYKYAAVLIGAFCCALAGVNLSVERLGLYTNDMTAGRGFIAIAAIYCGQGRPVLSSMYAILFGVARALAVNLSIYAGPASGLFDIIPYIIMVAVLAIVSGVKYKNIKERGLGSAM
- a CDS encoding carbohydrate kinase family protein, with the protein product MKQYDVITSGYVSMDHIIKIATPAKVGFTSLVTNRDNARIQYGGCSVNIAYALCRLGKSALPLLRVGGDWENNGFKGFLENGRVPLDGIKVLPEETTSLCYLIQDNNNNHITIFYPGSMDGSLAEPVEDNLFQSVRLGVMTVASREDNRIFFEQCKKHHVPIVFGMKDDFDAFPEPFLREILTESDIIFTNEVEREIIEKLYGFKDITELFKIGRARVIVTTLGSEGSIYYERTSEGAKTEKIGVCPVEKVVDATGSGDSYMAGFLYGYLNGMNCAECCRMGSVLSWFVLQKEGCCTNLPTEEEFLKKYHQVKEDKK
- a CDS encoding cysteine hydrolase family protein; protein product: MAKTTKTALLIVDMVKDFTDPEGLVFYPQNRKILPRIRTVLETCRENGVLIVFLQHCNRKGKFDRKAASMRPNCIEGSGGEEIDPMLLVDEEKDYIIKKRRYSGFFGTDLDLVLRENGIKNVLVVGTKTNCCIRATITDAFYLDYDGYVIGDCVATNSEVVNQVHLEDINKYLGTVIDSHELFRRLSEGEL
- a CDS encoding nucleoside phosphorylase; its protein translation is MSTLYSGVEAKDISKYVVFSGDPWRVENVKKYLDNPRQIAFRREFNTYTGTYKGVEITVTSTGIGAPSAAIAMEEMYEAGMEVAVRMGTVMALEDDLLGKFIIPVAAMRREGTSGTYVEESYPAVADFELVQSMNRTVTEMGAEYRNGLNCTMDGFYSHMHDSKFSKEWGRDMSQTFEELKKLHVVGIDMESSCMLTLGRLMGIKACVVTITTVLENLKEVLLGEERVAAEDLLCRVALEGIYQYHQAVEA